Genomic DNA from Gossypium hirsutum isolate 1008001.06 chromosome A01, Gossypium_hirsutum_v2.1, whole genome shotgun sequence:
tcttaattgaggatgtttaatcattaaattgatGCTATGCTATGTGCCTTTGATGTGTATAAGTATGGTTGGGATTAAGGGCAACAAAAGGATTGGAAAATAGCTTAAGTGTTGGctacataggcagagacacggtcgtgtgtctcagccatgtggaggacatggcctagagacataggtgtgtgaccagggcatgtgaagtctgcacttaattcgCGAGAATTTAATtcatcacacggcctagcacataggcgtgtggcttggccgtgtggttcattttgtttgatgatgtcataaacagagagttacacggcctgaggacacgggcgtgtcgaaggcacacgggcgtgtgaccctattctatgaaaatttttctaagttgcCCCAAAGTTCTTCAAAGCTCTCgttttagtcccgaaccacatctaatgtatgttttaggcttcgtaggcctatataagggacgatttgcttatttatgaatgaattttaatttcaatgaaattttatggcccgattttgtatgattgtttatgtttaagtccgataatgcctcgtaccttgtcccgacGTCAGATacgagtaaagggtgttacaatccaACAAGACAAAGCTTTTAGAGTCTCTTAGTAGTTGTTAAGTTGTAATTCTGTTTATCAtttttcaccaaaataaaaattggCAAGTTCTATATATCTATATTAATTTCTCAAGCCATTAAGAATattttttaccatttgatgagctTTTGATTAAACGTCATAAGACATGACATGTTTGTCTCAAGACATTGCGTTTATTTTAAGACAAAAAACATCGAACCTAAATTAGGATAAAATACATTTAAGGTCTTAAGACAAGATGCCTTATCTCGAAACACCAAACTTTGAAGCTAAATTAGTTTTTCAAGAGAAGTATGTCTCGAAACATGACTTTATTGTCTTGAGACATGATTGTGCAATTTGATATTTTGGGCTCAAAGTTTGTACCTTGGCCTCATTTGTAAGTGCCTATGACCTCGGGCATTCATAAGTGGGCCCCATCCACCATGATTACATGTATTTGCATTTACTTATTCAATTATGcagaaattttgcaatttgtaTATTTGTTCGTTTGAGTTCTCTAGCAACAAATGTGGCAACTTGTATTGGAATTCATTATTCAGATCGGGTGTAAGATGTTACATAAACACACTAATGTGAATTATTGCATTGATATCTATCCGTCAATTGTGTCTAGGTACCGAAATCAAGTTAaccttaaacaaataaaattgaaaagtgCACCTATCGCACTACAAAAGAGACAATCATCTTAGTTGATTCATTTTGTTGTTTCCTTTATGATTTATCCATAgctttcttgtttttctttgtaTACCTCATTGAAGTTAGATATGTTAAGGATATGCCAATGTCAACCTCTTAATTCTTGACAAACCTTTTTTCAGTGTTGACCATGAATTCTTTAATCATGGTAATCTTATCAAACATAGTGCCCTTGAATGTTTCTAGAATGGCCTTTTTCATGATCATCATATACATGTGATTTGATGTCTCTCACCTTTCCATCTCCCTCTTTTGATCTAAGGTATTGTCATGTGTAAGCGATGGAGGAGAATCAACCTTAACGTAGGGTCGAGATTTATGACTTCGAGAACTGTCATAAGATTCTCTTGCCATGATTTGAAGTTCATATCATTTAACATGAGAATATAATCAATGCATACAGTAATGTTggtataataatagttgaattgaaCAAAACAAGCTCACATAAAACTTTAatataagctaaattaataactttgaataaaggtaaacctcGTATCAATATATCAAGCACTCAATCATATTTCATCTTTGGATAAAATATTTACTTGTAGGTGATATCTTGGTATAGTAATCAGCATTGACAACAAAGACATATCGAACAATAAATCTTCCTTTAGACTAATTTATTACTCACTTGAATAATTTTGTCACATATTTATCACCACTATTGTCACATGTAATTTTACCACATTTAACTCCTTTTTTTCCtcaatttaataagaaaaaacgAATTTATTTACCTTGGGATCTTGACAAAGAAAACAATCCCTTGACTCGACAATGGAACTCAGCTTCAGATTTGCTGCAACTATTACGAGCCTTGCCACTCGACCTCGAgcatgtaatggcctaaattcaaagttatcggaacagtggtttcgtaaccacaaatccaatttaaagagaaatttatttcaatatttttgcatgaaaattgatatgataggaaaatcgtatgaaaatattgatagaaaaattttaccgatttagtggttagttagaaaaagaaattattgaagaaattgggtaaaaacaaggtatcgggacctctatctcgtaaaaccgagttgaaaatatttttataaatatttatgaaatgttagtaatgcggtattaaaatttcgttaggaaattttaatgtttgcgtagttaattaaatgaaaaggactaaattgtaaaaggtgtaaaagtggatgggatgattaaatagcttaagagtctaatgtgaaaggatttaaaaggcaattagactcaaaatttatttaggctggacggcaagggcatgaaatcagcaggaaaattgataaattaagggcaaaactggaatattgcaaaattaactaaataaagctaggactaaataggaaatatctagatttctcttcatttctcttcaattcctgcagctaaaaatgccatataagggttctctaagctgttatttcataacttttgcaccaagtgagttaatccttacctttttcttgtaatttttgtgtttctaagacttttacaactaggtcctactattaaattcattagtttttgatttcatggatgaaattgaaagtcaccatgattgagttctgtaattttatgatgaaatataatgaaattaaatctttaatttgtttatgatatgattttattaggtaatttcaatagaaattgatttttaggacctaattgtgaaaatgcttggaattaaagtctattgctgaaattctgattcttaaaggttgtaaactagtttaaggtgatagaataaagtgttaattgagaaaaatcatctcaattgagaggctaattgagtagggacgaaattgttatttattaaaagcttaggggaaaaatggtaataaacagcttgtacaaaaacagtttggacagcagcagtatactaaatttgaaaaatcaccataaattgtttaaatctaattagaagatgaacaaaatatggaattaaatcttattgagtctagtttctcatagaagaaatagtgtaagcaatggatttgtaaattttgagatataatgaattttgtgagacaaggtcagaatgaattcgggttccccggttctgactttgaaaaatcataaaaaaattgaagaaaaataattaggggcttaaatttatatgtatagaattctgaatgagtctatttttaagagaaacaaacgagaacatcatttgaatcctttatgaagagataattaatttttagtgaagaagggtcagaactgtcagacagcagaataggggtgactttaaagaataaactgtacttattggctaaaccaaaaattctgaaaattttatggtaagaagatatatgagtctagtttcagggaaaattaatggatcttaatttgaagttttgtatctcgatttataaataatttagtgactatgactcaaatagacagctttgaataaactataaataataatagttgaattatagagaatgttgcatatgaacatgaaatgtattaaattgataattaaatttatttatttagatccagaagattcaaatacgaagctagatcgaggaaatgaaaaagttcaggattagtagattttttttgtttacaaacaagtatcaaggtaagttcatgtaacttgaattatattcttaaatgcttgaaatgcatgtttttgatatgaatatgatttgaatgctcatttaatgaaatttatgaaacattgatatatttgataaaaggggaagaaatcccggttgaatgaaaggaaaattagatggatctctgaaaaggaattgacggtaaaaaggatctagcccggatgggtgatcctattctgatatagccctcccgaagaatatgtggaaaatggatttagcccggacgggtaatccaaattagggtctgaatttagcctggactggtaattcagatccaagctcattagagtaattgtcgttacaggggatttagcctggactagtaatcccgacaatactctataagtttatattacaggggatttagcctggactggtaatcccgctgtaaggataaggttcgcgggagtgtgctctctgaaatggaaatgtgtgcacatgaatatgaattgacggacccaaaaatgtacactaaagtgtacctctgaaaatccatcgaaaattccaagaaattcaacgggataaatatgaaataaaaatataaggaaatggaaatcatggtattgatgagctcatcaatcataatatatattattggtacatggaaattattgtatgaacttgaatgttgagtttgtgcatattagggtaataatgcattgaatggatataggaatgtttattgtattgtattgaaaatattaggtaagtataattcttgttacatgagcttactaagcacaaagtgcttaccctgtttccttttctcctgttttgtagtgttaagagctcggaagtcagatttggtcggagacacatcacactatcaacctcaggatttcggtatataaagaaactttattttggaaatcaatggcatgtataagctaataaagtaaatgattctgtgaaatgaatgtagagttagccattggtatggttaacaaacctggttttaggtatgtgatgacgttatcttataaatatgcatgaatttatcttgaaaatatgttgaattggtttgcttgatgtggattggtctcgatttaatattgcagggaaggttagatatttataaaggggctatattgaatatcaaaaaaaaaattaattcgtaaactccggtaatgcctcgtaccctattccggcaatgaatacgggtaggggtattacagagCAAGTCCAACAGCCACTCCAAAAAGGCAATATTTCTCGACACTTCAATCAAAAGTCACCTTCTTTAGGCTCTAGATTAGGTTTTGATTGTGTTTTCTCATCTTGTTATTTTCCAAATCATGTCTCTTTGAGGgaacatgaaagaaatagaaatgGATTTTTGAGGTTAACGGGTCTTGTTGGTGAAATTAGGAGTTATAGCAGTGAAATTGACAGGGTGTCTATAGATTATGGTGTTGTTATTGTTGGGGTTGGCTTCATGGCTTATCTGCAGCTATAAGGTTCAAGCAATTGTGTcaagaaaaaaaatgttgattTCTAAGTCTGTGTTGTGGAAAGAGGTGCTGAAATTGGTATGTTTCTATCATCTTCTTTTGCGGGATTTCACTGTCAATTTGGCTATGGCGTTTGATCTTAGAACCATACAGTGTAAGTCCAGCTTTGAGCTTTTATAAACATTGATTAATATTTCCATGTGATTACCCAAAAAAGGACCaacttttgagattttttttataattttaaagtttaaaattatactagtttgaattttaaattttatttaattttcttttaaatttattattatataattttttaaacaaacaaCTCACCACCCTTCAAACATTTAACTAAAATCgactaaattaagtgattaatttaaaatttttaatagttgaaTAATCAGAAAGGAAACTTGTGACCTCCTATATTTTACTCTTAATCATATTAAAGcaattttaatttaagttaattttttatgaaagtaaataacaataataataataataataatatattaatatgatattgatattatttaaattatttttttcaattactcaattatatttgtaattatattatatttattaacattaaaaaaaaacttgtctATTTGAACATTAGTAAAGAATTGAATATTCTAGAaatgaatttagaaaaaaatatgagttgggatttattttaaatctaacttttcttaaaaaaagggataaatctcaaaatcataTATGAACCATGGTTTAATGtataattgtatacatgaactttgattttgtgtaattttatacatgaaattttgatttaattcaattcttgtaaattattaacacaattattgatataacatcattttatgtttatatattgcatacataaataattatatttatccaatataaaaatagatttatgtatttatttctttaaatgtgtatgattaaaataaaattaaagttttaagtatacattagaaccacaattagagtttcacgtgtataattatatcaaattaaggttcatgtatacaattacacattaaatcaaagttcatgtataattttaaaatttattccataaaaaatacatcttttgagatttattttaaatttaactttttttatatcaATAATATTGAAGTAGAAAACTTCTTTTGAAAGTTTTTATCTACAATACAAATATAAGTACAAAATAACTACAAATATAATTCCAAACAATTAGAAGATAGAatttaattaagaataaaaaataattgaataaatatgtTCCCAAACATTATAATTACGTGTTGTTTAATGTTACAGTTGTAATTTAAGatagttaattatttaattcaatgttataaattcaattcaagaatcaTCTTACAAATCTAACCTCATAAATTAGCATCAGAAAATCTGTTCTTCTTCTGTTTTATATTGGGTAAATTTAACCAATTACCTTTaagctttatttaaaattacattttagtcatctAACTTTCAAAAGTTACCTAATAGTTACTAACATTATCAAATTGTTACaattttgtcactcaactattaacTTCCATTAAAAAAGGTAGCATTACACTTTAATTCAAAGGGTTAATAGTTAATTTGGTCCCTGAGCTAAAGTTGaaatcattttgatatttttaaaattttttaacaaaaattgtaaaaaaaaataaaaaatcttataaataaataaataaattgtataaaGACCCAAGAATTTTGCAGCTAATTTTTTCATGTTGAATCTCACCAAAGTTCACAATATTTAaactttcacaaaaaaaaaatttattaaatatccattcactttaatcatagTCATTTTTTCGTTTGCTTTATTATCTTATGCtctcttcattttcatctttctttaccttttttttttctctttttcatgtAAATAGATGAAGGCTCCTAGatcattaaatataatatatatatatatatgttttatttatacttGAAATTTGGAAGAAGAAATTTTGGATTTGAAGGAGGAGAACAGCActttgtatataaatttaaaaaattcaaaattctaaTATAAAAAGATATTCAAATACCTAATCAATCTAGTTattgaacttaaaaaaaattaatgggtTAGAAAAAAAGTAGAGTACtttgtattataaattaaaagaaaaaaaaacaaaataatttgctAAAGAACCGTcttattacttaatttttttctcctttttttttataattatcaaGAAAAGATAAGTCGTTGATGGTAGAAATTTTTATGAATCTCAAGAATGAAAGCAATATTGCAAGCGTAGATTTTGTTTCTTGAAAACTCGAGTAGCAACAATCAATTTAATAGTGAAATTCGAATCTTGCATTGAGATGTCTTTTGCTGAgactttgagaaaaaaaatttgacAAAGTAATTTCTAGGTAAAACAACGTGAATGTGTTTATCAACTGTGAAAATTTAATGGaatttagtttgaaaattttaaattttttatataataaaagttgtgttttaaaattatttttatttttaatttaaagaatttttttagatttttacatatttaaatttttttaatttttttaaaaaattctttttacaattatatttaagaaattttaaaaatatcacaatGATTTTTAATTATGGGACCAAATTAGTTATTAACCCTTTTAATTAAGGTGCAATGTTACTTTTTTAATTGAAGTTAACACTTGAGTGATAAAAATGTAACAATTTGATAATGGTAGTGAGTTATACAACTTTTGAAAGTTGGgtgatcaaaatataattttaatcaaaGCTTAAGgatcatttcaaaaaaaattttaaagcttaGGCAGAGTTGGTGTAGTTTgcccttttatattttataaattaaaaataatgaattaatttaatttttaatttattattgtcATTTTTTATTCTTACATTTTagttagaaaataaaaaggataaacTACTTAATTGTTGATCCAACTTttagtttgataaaaaaaaaatcccaTTCAATTTGTTCACTACCATTAGAAAAAGCTTCTCCTTTTAATCACTCAATCATTAAACCATTTGATCAAATCACACTATAAAATACTTCTTTTTGCAccaatcaaaattttctttcttcctttcattctcttcttctttaacCCAACCTTTTTTTTCCTCCCATGCCCTTGCTTCCAACACCAAACTCGGTCTACATCAATTCGTTGTTCTTGTAACTTGCTTCATGACGACGACGACATTATGGGGTGaccaaaatgaatttttttatactaaaatGAAAGCATAGTAAAAGTTGGGTGATCAATTAGAGAATTTACCCAAGAATaagtaaactttaataaaaaaattttaaagataaaagaagaaacACGTTGCATTACCTGATGAAGGGGGCACCCGAGCAGAGGATTTGCTTTTTTACTAGGTCAAGCCTTGCAAGTCTTCGATTACCCCATGCCTATGGTCATCTAGTCAATGCATGaacttaaatgttgattaaaatGGAATCTATACTTAATTCGGAGACCAATTTGCTATCAGATTAGACATCCAAGAAATGGGTTTCTATTTTTACACTGCTTGTTGTTTCCTCACCATCTTCTCAAAACCTTCAATTGCAATCGACACCCTTACTCTATCAGAGTCACTCACCGATGGCATGACCTTGGTCTCCAATGACGGAAGCTTTGAATTGGGTTTCTTCACTCCTGGCAGTTCTAAGAACCGCTACCTGGGAATCTGGTACAACAACATCCCCATTCATACTGTTGTTTGGGTTGCAAACAGGATAAACCCAATAAACGATTCCACTGGCTTGTTGAAGATACAAAGTAATGGGAAAATCCTGCTTCAAGTTCAGAACACAACAGCTGTTTGGTCGACTAATTCCACAGCTAGAGTTGAGAATCCAGTATTGCAGCTCCTGGATTCTGGTAATCTTGTTGTCAGAGATGGAAAGGATAGTAAACCAGAGAATTACTTTTGGCAAAGCTTTGATTATCCATCAGATACAATGTTACCAGGGATGAAAATTGGTATTGATTTAAGAACTGGTTTCCATAGAAGACTAGCAGCCTGGAAGAACTGGGATGATCCATCTCCAGGTGATCTTACTTTTGGTGTAGAATTCCACGGAAGCCCAGAGATGGTGCTAAGGAAAGGCTCAGAAAAGTACCAACGGAGTGGGTTGGAAGCCCAGAGATGGTGCTAAGGAAAGGCTCAGAAAAGTACCAACGGAGTGGGTTATGGAATGGCGATGGATTTAGTGGGACACCAAAGTTAAGGTTGAATCCCAtctttgattatgattttatctGGAACGATAATGAGGTTTACTACATATATTCCCTCAAAAACAAATCAGTGATGTCGAGGTTTGTTTTGAACCAAACCCAAAGTGTAAGACAAAGGTATACATGGAACCCAGAAGCTCAAACTTGGATGCAGTTCTCAATGATGCCAAGCGACTACTGTGACAAATTTGGACGTTGTGGTCCAAATGTGGACTGTGATGGCAATAAGCTCCCGACTTGTCAATGTTTGACAGGGTTCAGGCCGAGAAGGCTCGAGAGATGGAACTCATCGGATTATTCCGCCGGGTGCATACACAGTGAGCCACTCAACTGCCAGAGTGGAGATGGCTTTATCAGAATTGAGAAGGTGAAAACCCCAGACGCCACTAATTCTTGGGTCAATCAAACTATGAATCTCAAGGAATGTAGGGCTAAATGCTTGAGGAACTGTTCTTGCATGGCCTACACTAATGTATATGTTACAAGAGGAGGTAGTGGCTGCGCCATGTGGTTTGATGATCTGCTTGATATCAAACAATTTCAATCAGATGGTCAGGATCTTTACGTTAGAGTGTCTGCTTCAGAAGCAGGTACTGCTTTATAAACTACATGTTCTTGTTACATCTTTAGATAATGCTTTTTGGGTTTTTGTGTAATAAAGAATTAATATTTGTGCTTCTTTATCAATATTGATAATGGCAGAACAGAAGAAAAAGGCTAAGGTGAAGCTTGCTATCATACTTGGGACAGTAATTGCTGCGCTTTGGGGGTTTCTTTTAATCGTCTGTTACATTCGCAGAAGCAGGAGAAAATTTAAAGGTAGCGCTAATTATGGTCCTCATAAATGTACTGATTTTGTTCTTTGAAAATGCCAAAGTAATTTTGTCCAACATGGATATATttggttttttaaatttatgtattcAGAGGACAGTTGGAGGATTATATCTCATACCCAAATCCAAAAATGTGTTAGATGCTTCAAGAAAATGAAGAGTTAGAAATTGCTCATAATGGAAAATCCTAATCTCCATCCCATTTTTTAGAAAAACTAAACAGGACTATTTATCTTTTCTCCtgttttacttgaatttttaacaaatttgtaTGATCTAAGAAACAGAGAGTCCCATAGTGTATGCACCAAGTGCTTGTACAGAATCATGTTTATAAATCAATCAATATAGAAAATAGGCAATGGGAAATGCTACCCAATGTTTTATACTGTTTACAGATGAAGTGGAACACAAGAATCTAAATGGTAGAGAGGATAAAGACGAGAATGAAGATATGGAGCTTGCAGTATTCGAGTTTGGTACCATAGCTCAAGCTACTgattctttttcatttattaataagCTAGGTCAAGGAGGTTTTGGTCCTGTTTATAAGGTAAAATTTGCTGTAATTTAGCACAATGATCTTTCTTTATTATATTGAAAGCTCGTAGAAGTGTTGCAAAATTTTCCAGGGGACACTAGCAGATGGACAAGAAATTGCCGTGAAGAGACTTTCAAAGAGTTCCGGACAAGGACTGAACGAGTTTAAGAACGAAGTAGAGTTGATTGCCAAACTTCAGCATCGGAATCTTGTAAGGCTTCTCGGTTGTTGCATGCAAGGAGATGAGAGAATGCTGGTTTATGAATCCATGCCTAACAGAAGCCTTGACTTATTCATTTTTGGTATGAAAATCATTACAAACCTCTCAATGCTTTCACTTTTGCTTCTTCAATGATCAAATCAGATGCAGGACTAATACGAATGCCTACTTTCCAGATCAAACGAGACGCACAGTCTTAACTTGGTCTAAGCGTTTTCGGATTATCTGTGGGATTGCTAGGGGACTACTTTACCTTCATCAAGACTCGAGGTTGAGGATTATCCACAGAGATCTTAAAACTAGTAATGTTCTACTTGATAGTGAGATGAAcccaaaaatttcagattttggcATGGCAAGAACTTTTGGAGGAGATCAATCAGAAGCCAATACCAATAGAGTAGTTGGAACTTAGTAGGTCTACTATTATGACATTGCTATACTATTTGATCCACAAATTCAcataacttcatatttttatctGGCAATATTCTGCAGTGGTTATATGGCACCAGAATATGCTATTGATGGGGTGTTTTCTGTAAAGTCAGATGTTTTTAGTTTTGGGATATTATTGTTGGAGCTTATAAGTGGAAAGAAGAACAGGGGATTTTATCATGTAAATCAAAGCGGCAACCTCATTGAACATGTAAACATCAACACATATTATATTATCGTATTATGTTGTCACTTAAAACTACAAATGCTAAAAGGTTTGAATTTGGCTGCAGGCATGGAGGTTATGGAAAGAAGGTAAACCTTTGGATCTTGCTGATGAATTCTTAGCAGAGACTGGAGACCTATCCGATTTGCTAAGATGCATACACATTAGCCTGTTATGTATACAACAACATCCTGAGGAAAGACCAAACATGTCATCCGTGGTTCTAATGTTGGGAAGTCATAATGAATTGCCTTTGCCTAAACAACCTGGTTTCTTGTTTTACAAGAAACCCTTTGAAGCAGATTGTTCATCCGGAAACGACGGATCGTCTTCGAGAAATGAAATAAGTTTATCATTATTAGAGGCCAGATAAGAAAGAGGTTGTATGGCTCACTCAATTT
This window encodes:
- the LOC121208741 gene encoding S-locus-specific glycoprotein S13-like; amino-acid sequence: MGFYFYTACCFLTIFSKPSIAIDTLTLSESLTDGMTLVSNDGSFELGFFTPGSSKNRYLGIWYNNIPIHTVVWVANRINPINDSTGLLKIQSNGKILLQVQNTTAVWSTNSTARVENPVLQLLDSGNLVVRDGKDSKPENYFWQSFDYPSDTMLPGMKIGIDLRTGFHRRLAAWKNWDDPSPAQRWC
- the LOC121204970 gene encoding G-type lectin S-receptor-like serine/threonine-protein kinase SD1-1 isoform X1 — its product is MVLRKGSEKYQRSGLWNGDGFSGTPKLRLNPIFDYDFIWNDNEVYYIYSLKNKSVMSRFVLNQTQSVRQRYTWNPEAQTWMQFSMMPSDYCDKFGRCGPNVDCDGNKLPTCQCLTGFRPRRLERWNSSDYSAGCIHSEPLNCQSGDGFIRIEKVKTPDATNSWVNQTMNLKECRAKCLRNCSCMAYTNVYVTRGGSGCAMWFDDLLDIKQFQSDGQDLYVRVSASEAEQKKKAKVKLAIILGTVIAALWGFLLIVCYIRRSRRKFKDEVEHKNLNGREDKDENEDMELAVFEFGTIAQATDSFSFINKLGQGGFGPVYKKCCKIFQGTLADGQEIAVKRLSKSSGQGLNEFKNEVELIAKLQHRNLVRLLGCCMQGDERMLVYESMPNRSLDLFIFDQTRRTVLTWSKRFRIICGIARGLLYLHQDSRLRIIHRDLKTSNVLLDSEMNPKISDFGMARTFGGDQSEANTNRVVGTYGYMAPEYAIDGVFSVKSDVFSFGILLLELISGKKNRGFYHVNQSGNLIEHAWRLWKEGKPLDLADEFLAETGDLSDLLRCIHISLLCIQQHPEERPNMSSVVLMLGSHNELPLPKQPGFLFYKKPFEADCSSGNDGSSSRNEISLSLLEAR
- the LOC121204970 gene encoding G-type lectin S-receptor-like serine/threonine-protein kinase SD1-1 isoform X2, producing MVLRKGSEKYQRSGLWNGDGFSGTPKLRLNPIFDYDFIWNDNEVYYIYSLKNKSVMSRFVLNQTQSVRQRYTWNPEAQTWMQFSMMPSDYCDKFGRCGPNVDCDGNKLPTCQCLTGFRPRRLERWNSSDYSAGCIHSEPLNCQSGDGFIRIEKVKTPDATNSWVNQTMNLKECRAKCLRNCSCMAYTNVYVTRGGSGCAMWFDDLLDIKQFQSDGQDLYVRVSASEAEQKKKAKVKLAIILGTVIAALWGFLLIVCYIRRSRRKFKDEVEHKNLNGREDKDENEDMELAVFEFGTIAQATDSFSFINKLGQGGFGPVYKGTLADGQEIAVKRLSKSSGQGLNEFKNEVELIAKLQHRNLVRLLGCCMQGDERMLVYESMPNRSLDLFIFDQTRRTVLTWSKRFRIICGIARGLLYLHQDSRLRIIHRDLKTSNVLLDSEMNPKISDFGMARTFGGDQSEANTNRVVGTYGYMAPEYAIDGVFSVKSDVFSFGILLLELISGKKNRGFYHVNQSGNLIEHAWRLWKEGKPLDLADEFLAETGDLSDLLRCIHISLLCIQQHPEERPNMSSVVLMLGSHNELPLPKQPGFLFYKKPFEADCSSGNDGSSSRNEISLSLLEAR